A genomic window from Brevibacillus agri includes:
- a CDS encoding helix-turn-helix domain-containing protein: MEENVQASDGCSLTIHAGLKRGWDRCVFKPNFHSLRSRLEKAKLLLERERISVSEAALLVGYSNFSHFASIFRKTYGINPSCTANGSRNDKPARKALCCMLQGVFFVQTRREKILSSIRATSRGCEQREKARLVSFAIWGRKARSPVF, from the coding sequence ATGGAAGAAAATGTGCAAGCCAGCGACGGTTGTTCGCTTACCATACATGCCGGACTAAAAAGAGGATGGGACAGATGCGTATTCAAGCCGAATTTTCACAGTTTACGGAGTCGGCTGGAAAAGGCCAAGCTGCTCCTGGAAAGAGAGCGGATCAGCGTCAGCGAGGCGGCGTTGCTCGTGGGCTACAGCAATTTCAGCCATTTTGCCTCGATTTTTCGCAAAACGTACGGCATCAACCCGAGCTGTACGGCAAACGGGTCGAGAAACGATAAACCAGCGAGAAAGGCGCTCTGTTGCATGTTGCAGGGCGTCTTTTTTGTACAGACAAGAAGGGAGAAGATTCTGAGCAGTATAAGGGCGACATCGCGAGGCTGCGAACAAAGGGAGAAAGCGAGACTTGTGTCCTTTGCCATTTGGGGACGAAAAGCTCGCAGCCCAGTGTTCTAG
- a CDS encoding energy-coupling factor ABC transporter ATP-binding protein produces MVSGVLEARNVCFGYDDAEQLVIRNVTFRVQTGELLLVIGASGAGKSTLVLALNGLIPHALQGSYDGEVRVAGRNTREATVGELAMHVGMVFQDPEARLVAFTVEDEVAFGLENLCLERAEMEQRITRALREVGLADQRQKAEK; encoded by the coding sequence ATGGTAAGCGGCGTACTGGAAGCGCGGAATGTCTGCTTTGGCTACGACGACGCGGAGCAGCTTGTCATCCGCAACGTGACTTTTCGCGTGCAAACAGGCGAGCTGCTGCTCGTCATAGGAGCATCGGGCGCGGGCAAAAGCACGCTGGTTCTCGCGCTGAACGGCTTGATTCCCCACGCGCTCCAAGGCAGCTATGACGGCGAGGTCCGGGTCGCCGGGCGAAACACGCGGGAGGCGACAGTAGGCGAGCTGGCGATGCACGTCGGGATGGTGTTTCAGGACCCGGAAGCCCGACTGGTTGCGTTTACGGTGGAGGACGAGGTGGCGTTCGGTCTGGAAAACCTGTGCCTGGAGCGGGCAGAGATGGAGCAGCGCATCACGCGGGCCTTGCGCGAAGTCGGGCTTGCCGACCAGCGGCAAAAAGCAGAAAAGTGA